The Alphaproteobacteria bacterium CG11_big_fil_rev_8_21_14_0_20_39_49 genome contains a region encoding:
- the hisH gene encoding imidazole glycerol phosphate synthase subunit HisH translates to MLTIIDTKAGNFNSIINAFKRIGVYTILTNDVQKIKEARALVLPGVAAFEKGMTGLNENNLADIIKSKVIEERAPIIGICLGMQLLAENSEEHGSHKGLGLIKGNVVKLNPDNKDYKVPNIGWCDVSAKKEGVIFHGDYATSSFYHVHSYHLQCANSNAVAASIEYGGGEVTVAIEQDNVFGVQFHPEKSQDAGLELLDRFAKYTNNVC, encoded by the coding sequence ATGCTGACAATAATCGATACAAAAGCAGGTAATTTTAATTCCATTATCAACGCATTCAAACGAATAGGCGTTTATACTATCCTTACAAATGATGTACAAAAGATAAAAGAAGCGAGGGCGTTGGTACTACCCGGCGTAGCTGCCTTTGAAAAAGGTATGACCGGTTTAAATGAAAATAACCTTGCCGATATAATAAAGAGCAAGGTTATTGAGGAGAGAGCCCCGATAATAGGAATATGCTTGGGTATGCAGCTTCTAGCTGAAAATTCGGAAGAACACGGTAGCCACAAGGGTCTCGGTCTTATAAAGGGGAATGTTGTAAAATTAAATCCTGATAACAAAGATTACAAAGTTCCGAATATAGGGTGGTGTGATGTATCGGCTAAAAAAGAAGGGGTTATATTTCATGGTGATTATGCCACTTCCTCTTTTTACCATGTACATAGCTATCATTTGCAATGTGCTAACTCAAATGCTGTTGCCGCATCAATAGAATATGGCGGCGGTGAAGTAACCGTTGCTATCGAACAGGATAATGTATTCGGAGTACAGTTCCACCCTGAAAAAAGTCAGGATGCGGGTTTGGAGCTTCTTGATAGGTTTGCAAAATATACAAACAATGTTTGTTAG